Sequence from the Torulaspora globosa chromosome 4, complete sequence genome:
CATTTGATTATGATAAGCAGGATAGAGATTctccaaagaaaaaaaatgacTCAATGGCAGCGAAGAGGAAAGAGGCCGAGGCCAATGAAGGAGCGAAAGcctctttgaaggatcaaAAGGAAGCCTCACCCGAGCCTAAACATGCAGCGTCGTCTGTCAACACCATCTTCGACGAGAAAGCATCTTTACagtccaagaagaataacTTAAGAAAAGATCTGCGGATTCTTAATGAGATTGCTGCGACTTCCAAGCCAAACAAATACAAGAATGTACCAATATGGGCGCAGAAATGGAAACCGACTATCAAGGCATTGCAGAACATAGACAAAAAAGACTTCAAAATAGATAACTCGTTTCTGAACATTATACCGGATGATGACTTGACCAAGTCGGTTCAGGATTGGGTCTACGCTACGATTTACTCCATATCTCCAGATTTGCGGCCTTTGATCGAGATGGAAATGAAATTTGGTGTCATAATGGACCGAAAGACTCCTGACCGTATAAATCCACCCGTCTCCTCTCAGGCAGTTTACACCGAGTTGGACGCTCATATGACTCCCAACATCGAGCAGccagtttttgaagaattgaagaaataccTGCGCGGTATTAGCGAGGTGAATGAGAATTCGGGCAAGTTCAGCATCATCGAGTCCCAGACAAGAGACTCGCTATACAGGGTGGGAGTCGCGACTCAGAGGCCGCGTTTCCTGAGAATGAGTACCGACATGAATACCGGAAGAGTGGCTCAGTTCATAGAAAAAAGGAAAATTGCGCACTTGTTGCTCTTTTCACCGAAAGACAGCTATGATGTTAAGGTTTCCATCAACCTGGAAATTCCAGTTCCTGAGACTGAGCCGCCAGAAAAATACAAGGATCAAACTCCTATGAGTGAAAGACTTAAGCAACGTGTAAGTTTCATCCACAACGATTCTTGCACCAGGATAGACGTGACGAAAGTGAGCAATCAATCAAACGGGAGGAATAGTGCTCCCGAGGTAACTCATGAAATAGAACTGGAAATTAACACGCCCGCACTGCTTAGTGCCTTTGACGATATCGCGACAGATAGTAAAGTCTACGCATCTGTGATAAGAACTTTCCTAAACAACGGAACGCTTATAAGGAGGAGGCTAACTTCTCTGTCGTATGACTTATTCGAAGGTCAAAAGAAGGGCATGTAAAAATGCGGCAGCTGGAAAGAATTGATGCGGGTTGTACTAATACAAAAAAATCTATTTAGTGCCACGAGGCACTCTCTAGTCTATCCCTGTAGATGCCAAGAACATATGCCATTCTTATAACCACCAGGTCCTTTGCCATATTGATGCTATCTCTGGCGAGATCCATCTTGGAACCGCCAACCTCATGCCACGAGATCGATACTTCCGCGATCGGTATTGATTTCCGGATAGCGAGCATTAGAATCTCCACATCAAAAATCCAGCCCTCGGTGTGTAGGTAGGGGAAGATTTCGACGATCGCCTGTTTGTTGAATAACTTAAAACCACACTGTGTATCTTTAATTGACCTTATCCCAAACACAAATACCAGAGTATGCAACCCATACATTAGCAGATTCCTAATAAATGATCTCTTAACGACAGCATCGGTATTCACCATATGAGCTCGCGATCCAATCGCGACCGCAGCCttgtttgatgatgttgatGTCTGTTCCAGTCGTTGTAAAGCCTCCAGTAGGTTTTCGACATCGCTAAAATTACTAGCACCATC
This genomic interval carries:
- the CET1 gene encoding polynucleotide 5'-phosphatase (ancestral locus Anc_6.254) translates to MTTEQQRLQTKRALSLEDLVNHDESDGKRRATEPEAQQAEEFNDSDDSNSSRLGPLMDDETDTDDEVGENGGVNFNTEMTFDYDKQDRDSPKKKNDSMAAKRKEAEANEGAKASLKDQKEASPEPKHAASSVNTIFDEKASLQSKKNNLRKDLRILNEIAATSKPNKYKNVPIWAQKWKPTIKALQNIDKKDFKIDNSFLNIIPDDDLTKSVQDWVYATIYSISPDLRPLIEMEMKFGVIMDRKTPDRINPPVSSQAVYTELDAHMTPNIEQPVFEELKKYLRGISEVNENSGKFSIIESQTRDSLYRVGVATQRPRFLRMSTDMNTGRVAQFIEKRKIAHLLLFSPKDSYDVKVSINLEIPVPETEPPEKYKDQTPMSERLKQRVSFIHNDSCTRIDVTKVSNQSNGRNSAPEVTHEIELEINTPALLSAFDDIATDSKVYASVIRTFLNNGTLIRRRLTSLSYDLFEGQKKGM